The Sphaerospermopsis torques-reginae ITEP-024 genome has a window encoding:
- a CDS encoding SDR family NAD(P)-dependent oxidoreductase, which produces MQLDHHSQVLATSTNKNFAYQQEIEIAIRSSLTVDDCVVIKKQTKKLKEELVAYIVPSGLFAPEQILAHLQTILPNELIPTAFVPISTIPLTDLGQIDEIALASLEVIDSDVMQNLEKQIESLSKIERVAVVVEPVVKNIPPLHLEDLLTETATNFDDKNQEEIPLTTHSQKIEDKKLSSSKKLAISHGEPLPYFPDAPKNLVEVLQKAAENSPKSIIYIKSDGSEKIQSYRELWQDAQRIVAGLRKIGLKPQDKVIFQLEDNQDFISAFWGCVLGGFVPVPVSIAPIYEPGNNTASKLQNTWQMLEKPLVLTNGSLAGDIDSFARVLNLENFKIATVDQLRQCESDGESNVKLHPSQPEDLAILLLTSGSTGMPKAVMQTHSSLIARCAGTTVMNAYTREDITLNWFSLDHVVGIIMFHLRDVYVGCQQIHANSELVLQKPTRWLDWITHYQVTVTWGPNFAYGLINEQLEKNKNIPTPTWNLSSLRLIHNGGELIVAKTARKFLQLVQLYHLPATAMHPGWGMSETSSGVVFADSFLLDSTTDDDKFVELGSPIPGFSMRIVDNENQVVEENTIGSLQVKGASVTIGYYQNPQANQEVFTSDGWFNTGDLGFLDQGRLTITGRIKDVIIINGLNYYCHEIEAAVEEITGVEVSYTGACAVRQPGSNTDKLAIFFHTAFDDNQSLLTLLKEIRACIVNKLRINPDYLIPVDKEIIPKTAIGKIQRSQLSQRFQTGEFQSIIKRIDILLGNSNTIPNWFYRQVWKPKSPININSSLNITNTTLVFLDAYGFGDYLCQKLAENKLTYITVAPGEEFQKINHSHYVINQETAKDYQRLIASLAADKIIIGQILHLWTYDKYQEINSINSLEKAQSQGIYSLLFLVQALEKNQGFEQTIQLLFISSHLQAIASDDPVAYEKSTVLGLLKTIPQELPQINCRHIDLPFAEVEKNGVLILQEMQISSKEREIAYRNGQRLISRLEQVNFSSNPQSSITFKQGGTYLITGGLGGIGIEIARYLLKHYQAKLLLVGRTPLTSEKHIQLYQELAQLGGEVIYESVDICDLKQLQIVVEKAQFTWGTNLDGILHLAGTFHEQQVLAETQENLASILRPKLLGTWVLHQLAKENQASIFINFSSAHGFFGSTAVGAYAAANSFLDSFTHYQNSQNQLTNKLTSYCFSWSMWDNTGMSEGYQMKNLIRAKGSYIMSVSQAISSMFASLHHQQHNLLIGLDGSNQNIQRWQLSSFNLQKLTAYFRTNTGEVVKLPSLKVQDPFGNICIYESVQLPEMPYLKNGEIDRARLIKKSNNQDNREQIEPRNDIEFKIAQCWQKVLNIPLLGIYDNFFELGGNSLLAGQVIAQLREDFSLELSLQRLLQAPTIAGLAQTIEAIQTVTQSQNNLTETLEEEYEEDFL; this is translated from the coding sequence ATGCAGTTAGATCACCATAGTCAAGTTTTAGCAACTTCAACAAACAAAAATTTTGCATACCAACAAGAAATAGAAATTGCTATTCGGTCGAGTTTGACTGTAGATGATTGTGTAGTTATCAAAAAACAAACAAAAAAGCTAAAGGAGGAATTAGTAGCGTATATAGTTCCATCGGGTTTGTTTGCACCAGAACAAATTTTAGCTCATCTGCAAACAATTCTCCCCAACGAATTAATACCCACAGCATTTGTACCCATATCTACCATACCCCTAACAGATTTAGGGCAGATAGATGAAATTGCTTTAGCTAGTTTAGAAGTAATTGACTCTGACGTAATGCAAAATTTAGAAAAGCAAATAGAGTCATTGTCAAAAATTGAGCGGGTGGCGGTAGTTGTTGAACCTGTGGTTAAAAATATTCCCCCTTTACATTTAGAAGATTTGTTGACAGAGACTGCAACAAACTTTGATGACAAAAACCAAGAAGAAATACCACTAACTACACATAGTCAGAAAATAGAAGACAAAAAACTATCCTCATCAAAAAAGTTAGCCATTAGTCACGGTGAACCACTACCATACTTTCCAGACGCGCCTAAAAATTTAGTAGAAGTATTACAAAAAGCCGCCGAAAATTCCCCCAAAAGTATTATCTATATCAAATCTGATGGTAGTGAAAAAATTCAATCTTACAGAGAATTATGGCAAGATGCCCAACGAATTGTAGCAGGATTAAGAAAAATAGGACTCAAGCCTCAAGACAAAGTAATTTTTCAACTAGAAGATAATCAAGATTTTATCTCTGCTTTTTGGGGTTGTGTGCTGGGTGGTTTTGTTCCAGTACCAGTATCCATTGCTCCCATTTATGAACCAGGTAATAATACAGCCAGCAAATTACAAAATACTTGGCAGATGTTAGAGAAACCCTTGGTACTAACCAATGGTTCTTTAGCTGGGGATATTGATAGTTTTGCCAGAGTTTTAAACTTAGAAAACTTTAAAATTGCCACCGTTGATCAATTGCGTCAATGTGAATCAGATGGTGAATCAAATGTAAAATTACATCCTAGTCAACCAGAAGATTTAGCAATTTTGCTTTTGACTTCTGGCAGTACGGGAATGCCCAAAGCCGTAATGCAGACTCACAGTAGCTTGATAGCACGTTGTGCTGGTACTACCGTGATGAATGCTTATACAAGAGAAGATATCACATTAAATTGGTTTTCCCTAGACCATGTTGTGGGAATAATTATGTTCCATTTACGTGATGTTTATGTTGGTTGTCAACAAATTCATGCGAACTCTGAATTAGTTTTACAAAAACCGACAAGATGGCTAGATTGGATTACTCATTATCAAGTTACCGTGACCTGGGGTCCTAATTTTGCTTATGGCTTAATCAATGAGCAACTAGAAAAGAACAAAAATATCCCAACACCAACTTGGAATTTATCTTCACTTCGATTAATTCATAATGGGGGTGAACTCATAGTTGCCAAAACAGCAAGAAAATTTTTGCAGCTAGTTCAGTTATATCACCTACCAGCTACCGCAATGCACCCAGGCTGGGGAATGTCTGAAACATCTTCTGGTGTCGTATTTGCCGATAGTTTTTTACTAGATTCAACTACAGATGATGATAAATTTGTAGAATTGGGTTCACCTATTCCTGGATTTTCTATGCGAATAGTAGATAACGAAAATCAGGTAGTTGAAGAAAATACCATTGGTAGCTTACAAGTCAAAGGTGCATCTGTTACTATCGGGTACTATCAAAATCCACAAGCAAATCAAGAAGTTTTTACATCTGATGGTTGGTTTAATACAGGAGATTTAGGATTTTTAGATCAAGGACGTTTAACCATTACTGGCAGAATCAAAGATGTAATTATTATTAATGGATTAAATTACTATTGTCATGAAATAGAAGCTGCTGTTGAAGAAATTACAGGAGTAGAAGTTTCCTATACAGGTGCTTGTGCAGTCAGACAACCAGGAAGCAATACTGACAAATTAGCCATATTTTTCCATACTGCTTTTGATGATAATCAAAGTTTATTAACTCTCCTCAAGGAAATTCGCGCTTGTATTGTAAACAAGCTGAGAATAAATCCTGATTATTTAATTCCCGTAGATAAAGAGATTATTCCTAAAACCGCTATTGGCAAAATTCAACGCTCTCAACTTAGCCAACGTTTCCAAACAGGTGAATTTCAATCAATCATTAAACGAATTGATATATTATTAGGCAATTCCAACACCATTCCCAATTGGTTTTACCGTCAAGTATGGAAACCTAAATCTCCCATTAATATTAATTCCTCTTTAAACATTACTAATACAACTTTAGTATTTCTCGATGCTTATGGATTCGGTGACTATTTATGTCAAAAATTAGCAGAAAATAAACTGACCTATATTACCGTTGCACCTGGAGAAGAATTTCAAAAAATCAATCATTCCCATTATGTAATTAATCAAGAAACAGCCAAAGATTATCAACGTTTAATTGCATCCCTAGCAGCAGATAAAATCATTATTGGGCAGATTCTGCATCTTTGGACTTACGACAAGTATCAAGAAATTAACAGTATTAATAGCTTGGAAAAAGCCCAATCACAGGGAATATATAGTTTATTATTCCTAGTACAAGCCTTAGAAAAAAATCAAGGCTTTGAGCAAACTATTCAATTATTATTTATTTCCTCTCATCTCCAAGCTATTGCGTCAGATGATCCTGTAGCTTATGAAAAATCAACAGTATTAGGATTATTAAAAACAATTCCTCAAGAACTACCCCAAATAAACTGTCGCCATATAGATTTACCCTTTGCTGAAGTTGAAAAAAATGGGGTTTTAATTCTCCAAGAAATGCAAATATCCTCAAAAGAACGAGAAATAGCATACAGAAATGGACAACGTTTAATTTCTCGCTTAGAACAAGTTAACTTTTCCAGCAACCCTCAATCATCAATTACCTTCAAACAAGGAGGAACATATTTAATCACTGGGGGACTTGGTGGTATAGGTATTGAAATTGCCCGGTATTTGTTAAAACATTACCAAGCTAAATTATTATTAGTTGGGAGAACTCCTTTAACTTCAGAAAAACACATCCAACTCTATCAAGAATTAGCACAACTTGGGGGCGAAGTAATTTATGAGTCCGTTGATATTTGTGACTTAAAACAGTTGCAAATAGTAGTAGAAAAAGCTCAATTTACATGGGGTACAAATCTTGATGGAATATTGCATTTAGCGGGAACTTTTCACGAACAACAGGTACTAGCAGAAACCCAGGAAAACTTAGCCTCAATTCTACGTCCCAAATTATTGGGTACTTGGGTATTACATCAATTAGCAAAAGAAAATCAGGCAAGTATTTTTATTAACTTTTCTTCAGCACACGGTTTTTTTGGCAGCACTGCTGTGGGTGCTTATGCTGCTGCTAATAGTTTTCTCGATAGTTTTACTCATTACCAAAATTCCCAAAATCAATTAACCAATAAATTAACTAGCTATTGTTTTAGTTGGAGTATGTGGGATAATACAGGAATGAGTGAAGGATATCAGATGAAAAATCTGATCCGTGCCAAAGGTTCTTATATTATGTCAGTCTCCCAAGCAATATCTTCAATGTTTGCGAGCTTACACCATCAACAACATAATTTATTGATAGGTTTAGATGGTAGTAACCAAAATATTCAACGTTGGCAATTATCAAGTTTTAATTTACAGAAATTAACTGCCTATTTCAGAACCAATACTGGGGAGGTTGTTAAATTACCAAGCTTAAAAGTGCAAGATCCTTTTGGCAATATTTGTATTTATGAATCTGTACAACTGCCAGAAATGCCATATCTCAAAAATGGTGAAATAGATCGTGCTAGACTCATTAAAAAAAGTAACAATCAGGATAACAGGGAGCAGATTGAACCACGTAACGATATAGAATTTAAAATTGCCCAATGTTGGCAAAAAGTTTTAAACATACCACTTTTAGGCATTTATGACAACTTTTTTGAATTGGGGGGAAATTCCCTATTAGCTGGTCAAGTAATTGCTCAGTTACGGGAAGATTTTTCTCTAGAATTGTCTCTCCAGCGTTTGTTGCAAGCGCCTACTATTGCTGGTTTAGCTCAGACAATAGAAGCAATTCAAACAGTAACTCAAAGTCAAAATAATTTGACTGAAACACTTGAAGAAGAATACGAAGAGGATTTTTTATAA
- a CDS encoding patatin-like phospholipase family protein, producing MENKVIEQWVLTFDGQHDYIDFGRNDPDPVLSEGISGFTVSGWINPHHLTKEATTYGTRNVFFARSSDRYSDNFEVGVSPTGNLDIYIDEKFSKFIKTLGNGELTTGEWHFFAVVFNQGDITVYLDHNQYIEYFTGSTLNKATSPITLGGTLHNNIYFSGQLAHISVWNYAFNQEQIQNLRSGLIVGDEEGLVAYWKLDEGEGTIVNNQTANTYQGNLYGNPSWNLTQITFLGELSAEEETTTNQPEATFNIQASPTLSQEQLAEDINQTDRKKYKILAIDGGGIRGMIPALLLAEIEKRTQKPIFSLFDLIAGTSTGGILALGLTKPRLDTENADKLTQAEYTAADLSELFIEYGVEIFYEPLFQKILGPLEDIFLQPKYASTSRVEMLKQYFGDSLIENNLKEVFVTSYDIEQRIPILFTNKREKQQIESQRSRNLCAGFSLLDAALATSATPTYFPPHRITTDHNNNGFYTLVDGGVFANNPAQLAISEAKISSKREANRVLNTKDILMVSLGTGSLTSVYPYNEVKNWGVLQWGRPLLNIMFDGSSEVVAGELEGLFASKNPETTSSYYRFQTFLDTELEEIDKTTLRNIRELKIAAQQMINQNSKTIDELCSLLLEDV from the coding sequence GTGGAAAACAAAGTAATTGAACAATGGGTTTTAACCTTTGATGGCCAACATGATTACATAGATTTTGGCAGAAATGATCCTGATCCAGTTTTGTCTGAGGGTATTTCAGGTTTTACAGTTTCAGGATGGATTAATCCCCATCATCTTACCAAAGAAGCTACTACTTATGGAACAAGAAATGTCTTTTTTGCCCGTTCTTCAGACAGATACAGTGATAATTTTGAAGTTGGTGTTAGTCCTACAGGAAATTTAGATATTTACATTGATGAAAAATTTAGCAAATTCATCAAAACTCTGGGTAATGGAGAATTAACCACTGGAGAATGGCACTTTTTCGCTGTTGTTTTCAATCAAGGTGATATTACCGTATATCTTGATCATAATCAATACATAGAATATTTTACAGGTTCTACTTTAAATAAAGCCACAAGTCCGATCACTCTGGGAGGAACTTTACACAATAATATATATTTTTCAGGACAATTAGCCCATATTAGTGTATGGAATTATGCATTTAATCAGGAACAAATTCAGAACCTTCGTTCTGGGCTAATAGTTGGGGATGAAGAAGGATTAGTTGCTTATTGGAAATTAGATGAAGGGGAAGGAACAATTGTCAACAATCAAACTGCAAATACTTATCAAGGAAATTTGTATGGTAATCCTAGTTGGAATTTAACACAAATTACATTTCTGGGAGAATTATCTGCGGAGGAAGAAACCACAACCAACCAACCAGAAGCAACTTTTAATATCCAAGCATCACCTACATTATCTCAAGAACAATTAGCAGAAGATATCAATCAAACAGACCGGAAAAAATATAAAATACTTGCCATTGATGGTGGTGGTATTCGTGGCATGATTCCTGCACTTTTATTAGCAGAAATTGAAAAGCGCACGCAAAAACCGATATTTAGTTTATTTGATTTAATTGCTGGTACTTCCACTGGAGGGATTTTAGCCCTGGGATTAACTAAACCCCGATTAGATACAGAAAATGCTGATAAATTAACCCAAGCTGAATATACTGCTGCGGATCTCTCAGAACTATTTATTGAGTATGGAGTGGAAATATTTTATGAGCCATTATTTCAAAAAATACTTGGACCTTTAGAAGATATATTTTTACAGCCCAAATATGCTTCTACCAGCAGAGTAGAAATGCTCAAACAATATTTTGGTGATAGTCTGATAGAAAATAATCTCAAAGAAGTTTTTGTCACCAGTTATGATATTGAGCAAAGAATACCCATATTGTTTACTAACAAACGGGAAAAACAACAGATAGAATCTCAAAGATCTCGCAATTTATGTGCAGGATTTTCGCTTTTAGATGCAGCATTAGCCACCAGTGCTACTCCTACTTATTTTCCTCCCCATCGCATTACCACTGATCACAATAATAATGGTTTTTATACTTTAGTAGATGGGGGAGTTTTTGCGAATAATCCAGCCCAGTTAGCTATTTCTGAAGCAAAAATTAGTAGTAAACGAGAGGCAAATAGGGTTTTGAATACAAAAGATATCTTAATGGTTTCATTGGGTACAGGTTCACTAACAAGTGTTTATCCTTATAATGAAGTCAAAAATTGGGGAGTTTTGCAATGGGGAAGACCACTTTTAAATATTATGTTTGATGGTAGTAGTGAAGTTGTGGCTGGAGAATTAGAAGGGTTGTTTGCATCTAAGAATCCAGAAACTACAAGTTCTTATTATCGGTTTCAAACATTTTTAGATACAGAACTAGAAGAAATAGATAAGACAACTTTACGCAATATTCGTGAGCTAAAAATAGCCGCCCAGCAGATGATTAATCAAAATAGTAAAACAATAGATGAATTGTGTAGTTTGTTGTTAGAGGATGTCTGA
- a CDS encoding AAA-like domain-containing protein, translating into MVLKENKATRRRGVLLSPQGLQRLQDAISSWEITENQGQRLSLEDLSYQTKLSTKTLSRLWSTNKGVDQKTLKLCFNTFNLELNEEDYIFLKEDNETKILDCLSESICLRTENPSLWSYPDGPIPLDSPLYIERQPIEELIYREVTQPGCLIKVLAPGQMGKTSLILRILAFADVQGYHTVNLSFSQIDADCLTDLNKFLRSFCSQIAIKLGIAPNLNEHWNEDVGYKLICSLYFQHYILKQINNPLVLVLSEVERFFEYPQVAQEFFALLRSWYEESRQNNLWKNLRLVVAYSTEQYLCLDINYSLFNIGLPVLLHEFTQQQVEELARRYGLRWSAGKESAQLISLIGGHPALTQLTLYYLHSGAMSLPDLIKEAIANGGIYRYHLQNHWVKLLTNPGLIRTYTEVVTAKESLVIDPIHAYKLESLGLITFDGDRVLPRYQLYKAYFTKQLSIVC; encoded by the coding sequence ATGGTTTTAAAAGAAAATAAAGCAACAAGGAGACGCGGTGTCCTTTTATCTCCTCAAGGACTACAACGCTTACAAGATGCTATATCATCTTGGGAAATTACAGAAAACCAAGGCCAACGCCTCTCTTTAGAGGATTTATCATACCAAACCAAGCTTTCTACTAAAACTCTCAGTCGCTTATGGTCAACTAATAAAGGTGTAGACCAAAAAACTTTAAAATTATGCTTTAACACTTTCAATTTAGAACTTAATGAAGAAGATTACATCTTCCTAAAGGAAGATAATGAAACGAAAATATTAGATTGTTTATCAGAGAGTATCTGTTTACGAACAGAAAATCCGTCTTTATGGTCATATCCTGATGGACCAATACCGTTAGATTCTCCCTTATATATTGAGCGTCAACCGATAGAAGAATTAATTTATCGAGAGGTGACTCAACCAGGTTGTTTAATTAAAGTTCTCGCTCCTGGACAGATGGGTAAAACTTCTTTGATACTACGTATTTTGGCTTTTGCAGATGTACAAGGATATCACACTGTAAATTTAAGTTTTTCCCAGATAGATGCTGATTGTTTAACTGACTTAAATAAGTTTTTACGTTCTTTTTGTAGCCAAATTGCTATCAAACTGGGTATAGCTCCCAATCTTAATGAGCATTGGAATGAAGATGTGGGTTATAAGTTAATCTGTAGTCTTTACTTCCAACATTATATTCTCAAGCAGATCAATAATCCTCTAGTTTTAGTATTAAGTGAAGTTGAAAGATTTTTTGAATATCCTCAAGTTGCTCAGGAATTTTTTGCTTTGTTGCGTAGTTGGTATGAAGAATCACGACAAAATAATTTATGGAAAAATTTGAGGTTAGTAGTTGCTTATTCAACAGAACAGTATCTTTGTTTAGATATTAATTACTCTCTGTTTAATATTGGACTACCTGTCCTTTTACATGAATTTACTCAGCAACAGGTAGAAGAATTAGCTAGGCGATATGGGTTAAGGTGGAGTGCTGGTAAGGAGTCGGCACAATTGATATCTCTTATTGGTGGTCATCCAGCACTGACACAACTTACTTTGTATTATCTTCACTCTGGGGCTATGAGTTTACCAGATTTGATCAAAGAGGCGATCGCCAATGGTGGAATTTATCGCTATCACTTGCAGAACCATTGGGTAAAGCTGTTAACTAATCCTGGTTTAATTAGGACATATACTGAAGTTGTTACTGCTAAAGAAAGTCTGGTTATTGATCCTATCCATGCTTATAAACTGGAAAGTTTAGGATTAATTACCTTTGATGGCGATCGCGTATTACCCCGTTACCAACTTTATAAGGCTTATTTTACCAAGCAACTATCTATTGTTTGTTAG
- a CDS encoding isocitrate/isopropylmalate dehydrogenase family protein, with amino-acid sequence MRSLSNQSYRIVAIPGEGIGPEVVEASLKVLQQVAKLEGFALQVDYGWLGKTALEKFGSYFPQTTIELCNGSDGIVFGAVTQGGLLELRKHYDFFCNLRPITIVDSLVHKSSLRPEKIKGLDILVIRELVSGIYFGSAARGSDEKGAYGYHTMLYYDHEIRRIARQALQKAQQRRGKLTVAHKENALPNLPWTRLVQEEATAFPDVVVEPMLVDNLAMQMVMNPQRFDVILASNLFGDILSDIGGALVGSLGLLGSASLNADGFGLYEAIHGTAPDIAGKGIANPLGTIGACVLMLEQWGEKRAAQRIMAAQDRVLAQGYRTADLSPQGEEILVNTEQLIQLLLEEIYNLHKLEQN; translated from the coding sequence ATGAGGTCATTAAGCAATCAGTCTTATCGCATTGTTGCTATTCCAGGTGAAGGAATTGGTCCAGAGGTTGTAGAAGCTTCCTTAAAAGTTTTGCAGCAAGTAGCTAAACTGGAAGGATTTGCCTTACAGGTAGATTATGGCTGGCTGGGTAAAACCGCCTTAGAAAAATTTGGTAGTTACTTTCCCCAAACTACGATAGAACTATGTAATGGATCTGATGGAATTGTCTTTGGTGCAGTTACCCAAGGTGGACTGCTAGAATTGCGAAAACATTATGACTTTTTTTGCAATCTACGTCCCATTACGATTGTTGATAGTTTGGTGCATAAATCTAGCTTACGTCCAGAGAAAATTAAAGGACTGGATATACTCGTAATTCGAGAATTAGTCAGTGGAATTTATTTTGGCTCTGCTGCACGTGGTTCAGATGAAAAAGGAGCTTATGGCTACCACACCATGCTCTATTACGATCATGAAATACGACGAATTGCTCGTCAAGCCTTGCAAAAAGCCCAACAACGTCGAGGAAAACTAACAGTAGCTCATAAAGAAAATGCCTTACCTAATTTGCCTTGGACTCGTTTAGTGCAAGAAGAAGCAACCGCATTTCCTGATGTTGTGGTCGAACCAATGTTAGTGGATAATTTAGCCATGCAAATGGTGATGAATCCCCAGAGATTTGATGTAATTTTGGCCAGCAATTTGTTTGGAGATATTCTTAGCGATATTGGCGGAGCATTAGTTGGTTCTCTAGGTTTATTAGGATCAGCCAGTCTCAATGCCGATGGATTTGGACTATACGAAGCAATTCACGGTACTGCACCAGATATAGCAGGGAAAGGAATTGCTAATCCTTTGGGAACTATTGGAGCTTGTGTTTTAATGCTAGAGCAGTGGGGGGAAAAAAGAGCCGCCCAAAGAATTATGGCAGCACAAGATCGAGTTTTAGCTCAAGGATATCGGACGGCGGATTTATCTCCTCAAGGAGAAGAAATATTAGTCAATACCGAACAATTAATACAGCTTTTACTAGAAGAAATTTATAATTTACACAAGCTAGAACAAAATTGA
- a CDS encoding 3-isopropylmalate dehydratase large subunit, with amino-acid sequence MTLVEKLLAKASGNAYVRPGEVVFAQVDLALSHDAVAGPVATTFYKHYGQEAKLWDAQRVVLVADHFIQVNDIRNDQKANVMYQEMLDFAQEQGCHLFDIVSPGEAAGICHVLLPEKGFVRPGMIIAGTDSHTCTYGALGAFSTGVGTTDMANIYAMGDMWIRVPPTLVFDLSGTLPPHISAKDIILFILGQIGCAGGTSKVMEFRGSILEQMPYDERLTLANMAIECGAICGLIVPDDTTRDYVRSRSDQEFEEFVGDADAEYEKVYKFDLSNLEPQVARPPKPDQVVPISQLEETPITKAFIGSCTGGKLYDLAQAAEVLQNHRVADGVNLFIVPASVEIREKAEALGYMDIFNQAGAKILKSGCGACINSGMGVLNKEETGVYATNRNFKGRSGDPTGKNYLASPRTVAISAIKGKISHVLD; translated from the coding sequence ATGACGTTAGTAGAAAAACTTCTTGCTAAAGCTTCGGGTAATGCTTATGTCCGTCCTGGAGAAGTGGTTTTTGCTCAAGTTGACTTAGCTTTATCCCATGATGCGGTAGCAGGACCTGTAGCCACAACATTTTATAAACATTACGGACAAGAAGCAAAACTGTGGGATGCTCAACGGGTAGTATTAGTAGCAGATCATTTTATCCAAGTTAATGACATTCGCAATGATCAAAAAGCCAATGTCATGTATCAGGAAATGCTAGACTTTGCCCAAGAGCAAGGATGTCATTTATTTGATATTGTTTCTCCCGGTGAAGCTGCTGGTATCTGTCACGTTTTACTCCCAGAAAAAGGATTTGTCCGCCCAGGAATGATCATTGCCGGTACAGACTCCCATACCTGTACTTACGGAGCATTAGGAGCTTTTTCTACTGGTGTGGGGACTACAGACATGGCAAATATATATGCTATGGGGGATATGTGGATTCGCGTCCCCCCCACATTGGTATTCGATTTATCTGGAACTCTACCCCCCCATATCAGTGCTAAGGATATTATCTTGTTTATCCTGGGACAAATCGGCTGTGCTGGTGGTACAAGCAAGGTCATGGAATTTAGAGGATCAATACTCGAACAAATGCCTTATGATGAACGCCTAACCCTTGCTAATATGGCCATTGAGTGTGGAGCAATCTGTGGCTTAATTGTTCCCGATGACACAACCCGCGACTATGTTAGAAGTCGCTCTGATCAAGAATTTGAAGAATTTGTTGGCGATGCTGATGCTGAATATGAAAAAGTGTATAAATTTGACCTCAGTAATCTAGAGCCGCAAGTAGCCCGTCCTCCCAAACCAGATCAAGTAGTACCTATCAGTCAGCTAGAAGAAACCCCTATTACCAAAGCTTTTATTGGTTCTTGTACAGGAGGTAAATTATACGACTTAGCCCAAGCAGCCGAAGTTTTACAGAATCATCGAGTCGCGGATGGTGTAAACTTGTTTATTGTTCCTGCTTCCGTAGAAATTCGGGAAAAAGCAGAAGCATTAGGATATATGGACATTTTTAACCAAGCAGGAGCAAAGATTCTCAAATCAGGTTGTGGTGCTTGTATTAATTCTGGAATGGGCGTTTTAAACAAAGAAGAAACGGGGGTTTATGCAACCAATCGCAATTTTAAAGGACGCAGTGGTGATCCCACAGGCAAAAATTATTTAGCCTCACCCAGAACGGTGGCCATTTCCGCGATAAAAGGCAAAATTAGTCATGTTCTTGATTAA